Proteins from a genomic interval of Syngnathoides biaculeatus isolate LvHL_M chromosome 23, ASM1980259v1, whole genome shotgun sequence:
- the si:ch73-91k6.2 gene encoding alpha-1,6-mannosyl-glycoprotein 2-beta-N-acetylglucosaminyltransferase, whose translation MRFRLVKKNLLVLLGVSFVVWTLLVSTRVLSVPENGTGDVGNQAYQDTRLSETVKFDFSGSLSELTQSVYNANYKQHVLNVKQFPGEPQLVLVVQIHNRPEYLQLLIKSLEKAADVSSFLLIFSHDYFSAEVNAIVQGITFCKVLQIYFPFSTQLYPTEFPGQDPRDCPRDISKDSALKTGCLNAEHPDSYGHYREASITQTKHHWWWKLHFVWERVQAIQGYNGFVIFLEEDNYVLPDFFHFYKSMVEFRRNTCPDCDLLALGNHNDFTGFPTLSNKVLTTGWMSTKHNIGMAISRELYYKMMGCSKEFCTYDDYNWDWTLQHLSGACISKPIKVLVAQGSRVLHTGDCGLHQKQNCRPEWALQKVEEALGKAKDGLFPPSLVLTASEAAQHKDHMKNGGWGDVRDHVLCNNYAKRL comes from the coding sequence ATGAGGTTTCGGCTGGTTAAAAAGAATCTGCTGGTGCTTTTGGGGGTTTCGTTTGTCGTTTGGACTCTTTTGGTTTCTACCCGTGTGCTGTCAGTTCCAGAGAACGGCACAGGTGATGTGGGAAATCAAGCATATCAGGACACACGCTTAAGTGAAACAGTAAAGTTTGACTTTTCTGGGTCACTGTCAGAACTGACACAATCTGTCTACAATGCCAATTACAAGCAGCATGTTTTAAATGTCAAGCAGTTTCCAGGGGAGCCCCAGCTGGTACTGGTCGTGCAGATCCACAACAGACCAGAATACCTCCAACTTCTCATTAAGTCTCTGGAGAAAGCTGCAGATGTCAGCAGCTTCCTGCTCATCTTCAGCCATGACTATTTTTCAGCGGAAGTCAACGCCATTGTGCAAGGGATCACGTTCTGCAAGGTACTGCAAATTTATTTCCCGTTCAGCACTCAGCTCTATCCCACTGAGTTTCCCGGGCAGGATCCTAGGGACTGCCCACGGGACATATCCAAAGACAGTGCCCTCAAAACAGGATGTCTCAAtgcagagcacccagactcttACGGACACTACAGGGAAGCATCCATCACTCAAACCAAACATCACTGGTGGTGGAAGTTACACTTTGTGTGGGAGCGAGTGCAGGCAATCCAGGGCTACAATGGATTTGTAATATTTCTGGAGGAGGACAACTACGTTCTACCAgactttttccatttctataAATCAATGGTGGAATTCAGGAGGAACACCTGCCCGGATTGTGATTTGCTTGCTTTGGGAAACCATAATGACTTTACTGGTTTCCCCACACTGTCTAACAAGGTATTGACCACTGGGTGgatgtccacaaaacacaacatAGGTATGGCCATCTCCAGAGAGTTGTACTACAAGATGATGGGCTGCAGCAAGGAATTCTGCACGTATGATGATTACAACTGGGACTGGACTCTGCAGCATCTTTCTGGTGCCTGCATTTCAAAGCCTATAAAAGTGCTTGTGGCTCAGGGCTCCCGGGTTCTTCACACTGGGGACTGTGGACTGCACCAGAAGCAGAACTGCAGGCCAGAATGGGCCTTGCAGAAGGTTGAGGAGGCGCTTGGCAAAGCAAAAGATGGCCTTTTCCCTCCTTCTCTTGTCCTTACTGCTTCTGAAGCAGCTCAACACAAGGACCATATGAAGAATGGAGGGTGGGGAGATGTCCGAGACCATGTTTTATGCAATAACTATGCCAAACGTCTGTGA